From Malus sylvestris chromosome 1, drMalSylv7.2, whole genome shotgun sequence:
cttGCCAGCCAACATGCAGCACCACCCCAACAGCTGCTCCGCgacagcactatccaagaagaagacaaggaaaattaaatttttcttacctcgATACAGtgcggagaagacgaagaaagcaacgaaaaaCAACCTTTGCACaggcaagtgtagaagattgctaggggagagggacaaatatcctctagctctctctcttgtagggtagaataaattactctataaagttgatttaataacccacttaaggtgaacttaaataggctttgagagaaatttatttccttttcttagaaggatctaatttccaagtAAATaaggaatctacatcaaaataggaaacaattttatgtttcctaaagcaagaagatctctacacccgTTGCCCTTTCCTGCAAGCAGCCCAAcatgtgtgggggcatttgtggaacaaaaaataatcaagaggtgacacatggattttttggtgaaaatgacaaaattaccctcaaggaACACTGAAACTCCCATGTGCAAGTAGTGGACAATCAttcctcaatcaagtcaaaagtgtcaaaaataggtatttatttataacctatttcatccatcctcatcatatcttctccacaaggtaacccccaatTCATTCCTCtgttattatattaaattagctaattaatttattaatttattattccattaattagctaattaaccaCAAATCAAGAACCTAACCCACAAAACCATCCAAGTGGCCGATCCTTCCCTtcccaagggggccggccacacccctatataaaccCTCATattctctccaaaactcaatttcaattctcttgcaaaattctctaaattctccaaacattttttcctcaaaattctaactttggcatcaaaggttcttcggccaaaccccccccccaaatTTATCATGGGCCCGTGAGGCTCTTGGcgttgacctaaggtgttatttgttttgtagatgcaattttgtcaaagaacaaggaggaagaaatttacaTCCACAAGTATTCTTTGTACGTCGGTTGTCTCCTCCATTATTCTTCCCTGCTATTTACTAATTTCGAATAGGAAAAAATTATGAACCTCAGATTAAAATCTTGATAGGGTTGTTTCGACAAAATGCTAGAAATATGGTCGTTGTTTATTCAAACTGAATGAATAAAAGATTACTTTTTCGGTTACAtttcataattaaaaaatatctcATAAGTGCTATTTGGTATGGGTATAAGACCATCTTCAACTGAAGGGTccaaagggccagagggccaaaaaTAGCCCAAAAACCGTTTCTAACCGATGGCTAGGCCAAAAGGCTCATGGACCCCATTGGACAACAAAGGGCCAATCGGCTGGCCCAACTCAACCAGCCTCGGGCTGGCCAGAATTTTCAttattcatgtcggttatatccgacaacATTGTATTAATTCCTGTTGATTATATCTAACAGGAATGGTAGgcatttatttattcatttttacaaaatttaaaaaaaaattaaaattctatctttttcctataacttcctaagtcattatacaacattaaacgACCCTTTGGTCCTCGATTGGAGACGGTATTTTGTGACAtagctaaaacgagccctttggccctcggttggagatggaggcaaatatggctctgtactgttcattaaaatattaatatcttggagggtcagatggctaaaacgagtcatctAGCCCTCGttcggttgaagatggtctaAGGTTTTGAGGAATTGAAGCTGTCACTTGTCACTCGTCCGTCACCGGCCCTGCTTTCCATTAAATGAGCCAATCTTCTCTATATTATATATAGGTAATACAAAGTGTTTCTGGAGGTACTTTCCTCACCATCCTACCGAGTACCATGGATGTTCCTTCCTTTCCTTTACCTCCTCCCATTGCAATAAGTTTAGCGGTAGTAATTTTAACTGTGCTTGTGATAAGATTCCGTGCTAGAAGGTTGGGTGCtgagaaaaaaaagagatacCATCCTGTCGTCACAAATTTCTTAAACACACTCATCAACTTCCCTAGGCTGCACCATTATATGACCGAGtttgaacacaaacacaaaagTTACAGGGCTTATAATGTTCTCATAGATTACATTATCACCACGGATCCTGCAAATGTTGAATACATCCTCAAAACAAACTTTGCAAACTATGGCAAGGTATGCTGTCTCTGACTAGTTAAATGAGAAGTTCATGATAttataaaatttcaaaagtaTTTTTTTGATTCTTTGTCGCGTGTATATTTGAAGGGTGAACATCTTAATGATTTTATAAGGATAATATTTATGTTAATCACCATAGTTATCTAATAACAGAAGTTCCAATTCCTGACCTGCTGCAGGGTTGGTACCATTCCGGCGTTTTGTCAGATGTTTTAGGAGACGGGATCTTTGCTGTGGACGGAGAAAAATGGCTGCATCAAAGAAAGGTAGCGGGCAATGAATTAACCACCAAAGTTTTGAAAGACTTCAGCAGTACAGTCTTCAAAACCAATGCAGTAAAACTGGCCCGGATAATTTCTGAAGCTGCAACCTGCAACAAAGTAGTTGAGATCCAAGTAAGTTTGCCATGTAGAATTAGTTCCTTATATATGTAGCATGATTAGTATTAGttccatatatatattaggAGTTTCAGAAGGAGATCCCACGTCACAATAGCAAACACATGTTTAGTTATCACCAAAACCTGGAGCACTATGCAATGAGGGTTAAATAATTGGAACCGTTTAGTTTTTAGATCTCCATCCAAGAATTAACCTTGTAAATTAAAATAAGGGCTCTTTAGAGAAAGGCCCTTGAAACTCCTATTTTCCAGACAAAAACCCACCTAATAgtaaatattcaaataaaacccaaaattcaaatagactaccatgtagacaaatatgtaaccaattattacaacatatttacaacttatgccacaaaaccctaattatgtcaataaatattattactcaTCCTAATTATGATTAGCAATTAACCCCATATGGAATATTTTCCTTTCTTGTATCATAACTATTAGtaacatgtatatataaataCTAATTTATCCATATTCATAAACAATTATGGGCACATTTTTcgtatgaaaaaagaaaatctttTGTATAATCAATTATTTTCcatcaaataatattgtttgataaaaaaacaaaccaattaatattctttatgttgtaggtaaattattttacatagattattacatacattagagattttttatttgttattatatatgcgtgttaaaaataatttatctatatttatatgtaaaatataaataaattaattttgaatcaaatagcatttattttgtaggtaaattaaagTTGTAGTTACATTATTTTGGTCAAGTTAAATAGTGCCTAAATTATTTCATAAAAACTAAACCAAGACAAGTTATCGCCATTAAAATGAAACAGTAGAtacattcttttttttatttgattaaacaataggtaaattatattgtaggtacattatgtttgtaaaaaaaaaaaaaggaaaattgaaagtagtagatatattatttttaaccaaatttcctttatttgtaggtgaattatttgcatgcaatatatatatatatatatatatatatatattgggcacattttattcctaatatatatttgtGCAATGATTCacctatattattatataaaatatagatcAATTTttgttgaatcaaataacatttctttaactttataagtaaattattttgcatgtattattactGGACAAATTTTATAGTGCCCTTTCAGATTTTCATTTGGGTAAGAAAATGAcaagattaaattaaaattgtcaaattttatgcaaatttgaaaaacaattacaaaatcttaaggaaagtataacattagtgctttttttttccagaagcattaacatacaatttgttatgatatattaatatgcaatgattttaaacacattttcttttcattaatcCCTCCCTTCAAATATGCATAGAATTTAATGTATTCATTAAAACTGTAATTAGGGGTGTTTTAGGCATctaaaaaatgcaaaatgtgtAAAGGCAAAtagaattaatgaatttgcttatgtggagcctagtcattgggttttattCATGTAAAAAGACTATGTCGGGTTTTATGTAAAGAAACTTGAGTTTCAAAGgctaaaatcatattttcagttaaaataattAGAATCCAAATAGTTTGATTTGATTATCTTTACAAACATTGTCTTTTAAAACATTGTATTCGTCTATTTATGGACTAATGATTTTGAGATGTGGATAATTTTgcaaatataattatatttgaatGAGGTTCCTAATTCCTGTATATAaatacaacacacacacacacacacacacacacacacacacatatatatatatatgtaattctTGGCGTTTTCTTTTTGGGACGAAGGAATTGTTTATGAAAGCAACCTTAGATGCAATCGTCAAGATTCTGCTTGGAATTGAACTAGACACCATGTACGGAACAAATGAAGAAGGTATTCGGTTTGCCCATGCTTTTGATGTAGCAAACGCAATGACCATCTATCGTTATGTTGATTTCTCCTGGAAGATCAGAAGGTTCTTGAACATTGGATCAGAAGCACTGCTAAGGAAGAGTGTCCAATTGATAGATCAATTTATTTATAACTTAATCAAAAGAAAGATTGAAACAGATACTTCATCAGAAGATGAGCTACTGGCAGTGAGTAATTAACCTTCCACTCCATGATCCGTTATATTAATTCCAAAATGAATAATAAATTTAGTATGAGCAGTATTattgtaaaataaataataaagttaataGTGTGAATGACTGGCAATATTGGCAGTTAAAGAAGGGAGACATCATCTCAAGGCTTTTGAAATCTCCAGATGCCGATCCAAAGTACTTGAGAGACTTGATCCTTTGTCTCATTGCTGCCGGAAGAGACACAACGGCGAGCACTCTTACGTGGTTTATTTATATGCTATGCAAGCATCCTCATATACAAGAAAAG
This genomic window contains:
- the LOC126627365 gene encoding cytochrome P450 704C1-like isoform X2: MDVLSFPLPPPIAISLAVVILTVLVIRFRARRLGAEKKKRYHPVVTNFLNTLINFPRLHHYMTEFEHKHKSYRAYNVLIDYIITTDPANVEYILKTNFANYGKGWYHSGVLSDVLGDGIFAVDGEKWLHQRKVAGNELTTKVLKDFSSTVFKTNAVKLARIISEAATCNKVVEIQELFMKATLDAIVKILLGIELDTMYGTNEEGIRFAHAFDVANAMTIYRYVDFSWKIRRFLNIGSEALLRKSVQLIDQFIYNLIKRKIETDTSSEDELLALKKGDIISRLLKSPDADPKYLRDLILCLIAAGRDTTASTLTWFIYMLCKHPHIQEKVAREVREATNLKDSSRIDEVVATLTEEALEKMQYLHAALSETLRLYPSVPLNAKVCLADDTWPDGFSVKKGDFVGFHVYGMGRMKYLWGDDAEEFRPERWLDKNGIFQQESPFKFTAFNAGPRICIGRDFAYRQTKIMCATLVGCFKFKLSDEKWVAHYLTKISLHIDGGLYVHASPRP
- the LOC126627365 gene encoding cytochrome P450 704C1-like isoform X1 codes for the protein MDVPSFPLPPPIAISLAVVILTVLVIRFRARRLGAEKKKRYHPVVTNFLNTLINFPRLHHYMTEFEHKHKSYRAYNVLIDYIITTDPANVEYILKTNFANYGKGWYHSGVLSDVLGDGIFAVDGEKWLHQRKVAGNELTTKVLKDFSSTVFKTNAVKLARIISEAATCNKVVEIQELFMKATLDAIVKILLGIELDTMYGTNEEGIRFAHAFDVANAMTIYRYVDFSWKIRRFLNIGSEALLRKSVQLIDQFIYNLIKRKIETDTSSEDELLALKKGDIISRLLKSPDADPKYLRDLILCLIAAGRDTTASTLTWFIYMLCKHPHIQEKVAREVREATNLKDSSRIDEVVATLTEEALEKMQYLHAALSETLRLYPSVPLNAKVCLADDTWPDGFSVKKGDFVGFHVYGMGRMKYLWGDDAEEFRPERWLDKNGIFQQESPFKFTAFNAGPRICIGRDFAYRQTKIMCATLVGCFKFKLSDEKWVAHYLTKISLHIDGGLYVHASPRP